One Primulina tabacum isolate GXHZ01 chromosome 10, ASM2559414v2, whole genome shotgun sequence DNA segment encodes these proteins:
- the LOC142505847 gene encoding uncharacterized protein At1g28695-like, with translation MTLQLRFLIKSSDPHATIPSPLKEESILESRNRFEQKMVCSKFSIADLVVVVFCMIFAAFLVLLVSWIKFSPYRLLPNTNFEILKDELEEALENAAMPNKNLIIAVINKAYVEPHENEYPSMFDLFLEGFWEGEGTRELLDHLLVVAMDKTAHERCEYRRLNCYRLVVDGGGDDFAGEKLYMSGDFIEMMWRRTSFLLNVLEKGYNFIFTDTDVLWLRNPLTRLSMNETLDLQISTDSFNGNSSSELNNINTGFYYVRSNNRTISLFETWYDMRKNSTGMKEQDVLEQLVLHGVLKELGLTPRFLDTLYFSGFCSDSQDVNMVVTVHANCCRTIGAKMVDLKAVLRDWKWFKNKENSNNSSSFRWTDHNSCINSWH, from the exons ATGACTCTCCAACTTCGCTTTCTAATAAAATCCTCCGATCCCCACGCTACAATCCCATCTCCATTAAAAGAAGAATCGATACTGGAATCAAGAAATCGTTTTGAACAGAAAATGGTTTGCTCCAAATTCTCCATCGCTGATCTTGTAGTTGTAGTATTTTGTATGATCTTTGCAGCGTTCCTCGTTCTTCTGGTTTCTTGGATCAAATTCTCACCCTACAGATTACTCCCAAACACAAATTTT GAAATATTGAAAGATGAACTGGAAGAAGCCCTGGAAAATGCAGCAATGCCGAACAAGAATTTGATTATCGCCGTTATCAACAAAGCCTACGTCGAGCCTCATGAGAACGAGTATCCGTCAATGTTTGATCTTTTTCTCGAGGGTTTCTGGGAGGGGGAAGGAACAAGAGAACTGTTGGATCATTTACTTGTGGTGGCCATGGACAAGACAGCGCATGAAAGGTGTGAATACCGGCGGCTGAACTGTTACAGACTGGTGGTGGACGGAGGCGGAGATGATTTTGCTGGAGAGAAGCTTTACATGTCCGGGGATTTTATAGAGATGATGTGGAGAAGGACTAGTTTTCTGCTGAATGTCCTCGAGAAAGGCTACAACTTCATCTTCACG GACACGGATGTGCTATGGCTAAGGAATCCACTCACAAGACTGAGCATGAATGAAACCTTGGACTTACAAATAAGCACAGATTCATTCAATGGCAATTCATCGTCGGAACTCAACAACATCAACACTGGATTTTACTACGTACGATCGAACAACCGAACCATATCATTGTTCGAGACATGGTACGACATGAGAAAAAACTCAACCGGGATGAAAGAACAAGATGTTTTAGAGCAACTAGTGCTTCATGGTGTTCTCAAGGAATTAGGTCTTACACCCAGATTTCTTGATACACTATATTTCAGTGGATTCTGCAGTGATAGTCAAGATGTTAACATGGTCGTTACTGTTCATGCCAATTGTTGTCGCACCATTGGTGCGAAGATGGTTGATTTGAAGGCCGTTTTGAGAGATTGGAAATGGTTCAAGAACAAAGAAAATAGTAATAATAGTTCTAGTTTTCGATGGACTGACCACAATTCTTGTATAAATTCGTGGCATTGA